GCGTCGTCAAGAAGGGCGGCGTTGGAGTAAACGTTGGAAGAGGCGCCTCGACATCGCCCTTTTCATACGTTACGGGATAATAGGTATAATATCCAATGCCTGCCATTATGCCGCGTTTTGTAACAGGAAATACATGAAAGGAATAAAGGTTTCCAAACACAGGACCGTAGCGAAAAGACTGAGTCGTAAGTTGCGTACCTGTCTTCCATATAAAAATATAGGGAGGTCTGTTTGTATTCGTATGCCCTAAATACTGATATTCTTTTTTGGCTAAAGATAAATGCACATGATAATCGACGATATCCGGATTGCTTTTTTCCGATTCGCTGGGATTCCATCGCAAAACCAATTCTCTGTCGGTAGCGCCGTCATAATCCACCCACCCGCCCAAATCGTCGAAGGTATATTGATTATCTGTAACAATCATCCCATTGGCGGGCATAGCCGGATTCCAAGTCGGCCAAGGAGTAAGGGGAGTCGGCCATTCGGTTGGCGTAAAAGTTAGCGTCGGCGTAGCGGTAGGCGTCTCTCTCGCCGCTTTCGGCGGCGGCGTTGGCGTGGGAGAGTAATACTGCGCATTGGCGATAATCGATTGGATTAGAAGAAGAGATATTGCATAATTGATTGTTTTCATTGCGTTTCCCCCATCATTCCTTTTAGAACCTGTTTTCTTATTGAAACTATTCCAAATTGAATTCTTCATGTCGCCAATGGCGGTTCAATCCCCCATCCCCGCGTCTGGCTCCCAGACGAGGCGAAGGCCTATTCCATAGTCATTTCTAGACGTTGTTCTTTGATAATAACGCTTCGCTGACCGAACATCGCATTTATTGGAGCCCCCGCCTCGGCATACATAACTGGTTCCTATGCTAGGTCCATTTGGATCGATTTGTTCTTTTCTTATATATTGTCCATACCAATCCTGGCAACGTTCGTAAACGTTGCCACCCATATCGAACAAACCCCAGAGATTTGGCAATTTTAAGCCAACTCGAGAAAATGCGCCATTATTTACGCTAACATAATAAGGCAAGCGTTTCATGCTCCCATTATTGTCTAATTCATCTTCTCCCCAATAATACATTGTCGTTGTTCCTGCGCGGCAGGCGTATTCCCACTCCGCTTCCGTTGGCAAACGAAACACTCCCAATCCCAAATTGTTCAGTTTCTGTAAATATCGCTGAATAGATTGCCATGTAACATTATCAACAGGAATATCGTTTATTTCTTTATTTCCAGCCATTAAATTAATCCACTGCGCATTGGTGACTTCATATTTTCCTAAGTAAAAATCCTTCGTCAAAGTGACTCGATGCCTGATTTCATCATCAGAACGGCAAAATTCACCCTCGGGGCTTCCTATACGAAACGATCCGGGGTAAATCATAATAAAATCTAATGGAATATTGTTTTCTGATAAATTTGGAAGTAAAACTCTATGTACTTCCAATTCGTTGTTTAATGTCCATTCGCTTTCCATAGATCGGTTCACGCCATCGGAGGAAAGTCCTACAATCTGGAATCGATAGCATTTGCTTTTTTGAGGACCTTCCCGATAAACAGAAGAAGTATAGAAGCCGCTTTTAAAAGACCATTCGAAATATTGAATATCGCTGCTTCCCGTAATTCCCAAAAACTCAAACTTATCCATTTCATCGACTTTTACCCAAATATGGTAATCTTTCACCAAAGGGGAATCTTCTCCAAAGTTCCAAGCGATCAAGATGGCGCGCCCATCAGGAACACGGTCTACTTTATTTAGCCAATCCATCGGCGGGGAAATATTTCCTTTCATCAAGTTCGTATGCGTAACAACTCGTCCGGCGGGAACGTTCGGGATAGGGATCGTCGGCATAGCCGCTGGTTCTGCTCCTTCTTGGCTCAGTAAAACCGGCGCTAATTGTTCCAATATGATTCGCGGACCGGAGGTAACGCCCAAAGGATATACACGAAACTGATATGTATGATTGAATTGCGGGCCATTTAAATATAATGGACTAACATCAGGAGCATTAGGACGCCAATCGTAACTTGCCGCGTCTGCGGCGCAGCGAATCAGGAATTGATAACCCAATCCGTCTTGCCGCACATAAACATCCCAGCCAAGAGCGTTTGCATTCACATGATCCCACGCAATGGTAATGTTAACGGCGTCGGGAGCGTCAAAATCGGTTTCTCTTGTCAGGTCGCCGGTTGACCACGGTTCGTCATATACATGGACGGCGTTCTTCGTCTCCAAAACTATAGGAGTAGCCGTTGGCGTATTAGTAGCCGTCGGCGTA
The sequence above is drawn from the Candidatus Omnitrophota bacterium genome and encodes:
- a CDS encoding formylglycine-generating enzyme family protein; amino-acid sequence: MIVTDNQYTFDDLSGWLDYDRENDRELVLRWNPSEEERNNPDIVDYYVHVLNVSIGSRQIQHLGRANSNRPPYLFEWKANSPLVADAFRNGPELGGLYFFHVFPVTKNEGMIGVGYYTYYPVTYEEGDADAPLPTYAPTPSSFATPEKLYGNPRVPESEVYVTDDRYSSENLGGKEDYDEKDARELAIWWEKSGGSDYFQVFHIFVLIDSKYSEYLGSLWRIERPFFFVWEPNSPLVSLKLRNGPEFGHEYSFGVFHIDYTGKRWGGYGSYKVKYIGLPLPTPTITPTITPTATITPTFTPTATNTPTATPIVLETKNAVHVYDEPWSTGDLTRETDFDAPDAVNITIAWDHVNANALGWDVYVRQDGLGYQFLIRCAADAASYDWRPNAPDVSPLYLNGPQFNHTYQFRVYPLGVTSGPRIILEQLAPVLLSQEGAEPAAMPTIPIPNVPAGRVVTHTNLMKGNISPPMDWLNKVDRVPDGRAILIAWNFGEDSPLVKDYHIWVKVDEMDKFEFLGITGSSDIQYFEWSFKSGFYTSSVYREGPQKSKCYRFQIVGLSSDGVNRSMESEWTLNNELEVHRVLLPNLSENNIPLDFIMIYPGSFRIGSPEGEFCRSDDEIRHRVTLTKDFYLGKYEVTNAQWINLMAGNKEINDIPVDNVTWQSIQRYLQKLNNLGLGVFRLPTEAEWEYACRAGTTTMYYWGEDELDNNGSMKRLPYYVSVNNGAFSRVGLKLPNLWGLFDMGGNVYERCQDWYGQYIRKEQIDPNGPSIGTSYVCRGGGSNKCDVRSAKRYYQRTTSRNDYGIGLRLVWEPDAGMGD